The following coding sequences lie in one Anas platyrhynchos isolate ZD024472 breed Pekin duck chromosome 15, IASCAAS_PekinDuck_T2T, whole genome shotgun sequence genomic window:
- the COPS3 gene encoding COP9 signalosome complex subunit 3 isoform X1 yields MASALEQFVNSVRQLSAQGQMTQLCELINKSGELLAKNLSHLDTVLGALDVQEHSLGVLAVLFVKFSMPSIPDFETLFSQVQLFISTCNGEHIRYATDTFAGLCHQLTNALVERKQPLRGISILRQAIDKMQMNTNQLTSIHADLCQLCLLAKCFKPALPYLDVDMMDICKENGAYDAKHFLCYYYYGGMIYTGLKNFERALYFYEQAITTPAMAVSHIMLESYKKYILVSLILLGKVQQLPKYTSQIVGRFIKPLSNAYHELAQVYSTNKPSELRNLVNKHSETFTRDNNMGLVKQCLSSLYKKNIQRLTKTFLTLSLQDMASRVQLSGPQEAEKYVLHMIEDGEIFASINQKDGMVCFHDNPEKYNNPAMLHNIDQEMLKCIELDERLKAMDQEITVNPQFVQKSMGSQEDDSGTKPSSYS; encoded by the exons ATGGCGTCGGCGCTGGAGCAGTTCGTCAACAGCGTGCGGCAGCTCTCGGCCCAAG GGCAAATGACCCAGCTTTGTGAGCTGATCAATAAAAGTGGAGAACTGCTAGCAAAAAACCTCTCCCACCTGGATACAGTGCTTGGTGCCCTGGATGTGCAGGAACACTCGCTGGGAGTTCTTGCTGTCTT GTTTGTGAAGTTTTCTATGCCCAGCATCCCTGACTTCGAAACGTTATTCTCACAGGTGCAGCTTTTTATCAGCACTTGCAATGGGGAACACATTAGATATGCAACAGACACTT tTGCTGGCCTGTGCCACCAGTTAACAAATGCCCTTGTGGAGAGAAAACAG CCCCTGCGAGGAATTAGCATTCTCAGACAAGCCATAGACAAGATGCAGATGAACACAAACCAGCTGACCTCAATACATGCAGATCTCTGCCAG CTCTGTTTGTTAGCAAAATGCTTTAAACCTGCCCTCCCATATCTAGACGTGGACATGATGGATATTTGTAAAGAGAATGGGGCATATGATGCAAAGCACTTTTTATGTTACTACTACTATGGTGGGATGATATACACTGGGCTAAAGAACTTTGAAAGAGCACTCTACTTTTATGAACAG GCAATAACTACTCCAGCCATGGCAGTCAGTCATATTATGTTGGAATCATATAAAAAGTATATTCTAGTTTCTTTGATACTACTTGGCAAAGTTCAACAGCTACCAAAATATACTTCCCAAATAGTTGGTAGATTCATTAAG CCCCTTAGCAATGCTTATCATGAATTAGCGCAAGTTTATTCAACCAATAAACCCTCGGAGCTTCGAAATCTGGTGAACAAACACAGCGAAACATTCACAAGGGATAACAATATGGGGCTGGTTAAGCAATGCTTGTCATCTCTCTACAAAAAGAATATTCAGAGGCTAACCAAG ACATTTTTAACATTGTCATTACAAGACATGGCAAGTCGAGTGCAGTTGTCGGGGCcccaagaagcagaaaaatacgTCCTCCACATG ataGAAGATGGTGAAATCTTTGCAAGTATTAATCAGAAAGATGGTATGGTCTGTTTCCATGATAATCCGGAAAAATATAACAATCCAGCTATGCTTCATAACATTGATCAGGAG atgctgAAATGTATAGAGCTTGATGAACGACTGAAAGCCATGGATCAAGAGATCACTGTGAACCCTCAGTTTGTGCAGAAG AGTATGGGCTCTCAAGAAGATGACTCAGGGACCAAACCATCCAGTTATTCCTGA
- the COPS3 gene encoding COP9 signalosome complex subunit 3 isoform X2, translated as MQMNTNQLTSIHADLCQLCLLAKCFKPALPYLDVDMMDICKENGAYDAKHFLCYYYYGGMIYTGLKNFERALYFYEQAITTPAMAVSHIMLESYKKYILVSLILLGKVQQLPKYTSQIVGRFIKPLSNAYHELAQVYSTNKPSELRNLVNKHSETFTRDNNMGLVKQCLSSLYKKNIQRLTKTFLTLSLQDMASRVQLSGPQEAEKYVLHMIEDGEIFASINQKDGMVCFHDNPEKYNNPAMLHNIDQEMLKCIELDERLKAMDQEITVNPQFVQKSMGSQEDDSGTKPSSYS; from the exons ATGCAGATGAACACAAACCAGCTGACCTCAATACATGCAGATCTCTGCCAG CTCTGTTTGTTAGCAAAATGCTTTAAACCTGCCCTCCCATATCTAGACGTGGACATGATGGATATTTGTAAAGAGAATGGGGCATATGATGCAAAGCACTTTTTATGTTACTACTACTATGGTGGGATGATATACACTGGGCTAAAGAACTTTGAAAGAGCACTCTACTTTTATGAACAG GCAATAACTACTCCAGCCATGGCAGTCAGTCATATTATGTTGGAATCATATAAAAAGTATATTCTAGTTTCTTTGATACTACTTGGCAAAGTTCAACAGCTACCAAAATATACTTCCCAAATAGTTGGTAGATTCATTAAG CCCCTTAGCAATGCTTATCATGAATTAGCGCAAGTTTATTCAACCAATAAACCCTCGGAGCTTCGAAATCTGGTGAACAAACACAGCGAAACATTCACAAGGGATAACAATATGGGGCTGGTTAAGCAATGCTTGTCATCTCTCTACAAAAAGAATATTCAGAGGCTAACCAAG ACATTTTTAACATTGTCATTACAAGACATGGCAAGTCGAGTGCAGTTGTCGGGGCcccaagaagcagaaaaatacgTCCTCCACATG ataGAAGATGGTGAAATCTTTGCAAGTATTAATCAGAAAGATGGTATGGTCTGTTTCCATGATAATCCGGAAAAATATAACAATCCAGCTATGCTTCATAACATTGATCAGGAG atgctgAAATGTATAGAGCTTGATGAACGACTGAAAGCCATGGATCAAGAGATCACTGTGAACCCTCAGTTTGTGCAGAAG AGTATGGGCTCTCAAGAAGATGACTCAGGGACCAAACCATCCAGTTATTCCTGA